ggagggctcagcagtcccacagtccaggttgcaccccggcAACCCCGTCACACTAatgtaaatctcccttgttgcaaattaaaccaattacttcttgttctacccgCACTGGACTTGAAGCATGACTGATCACCGCTCTCTGTAGAGCAGCCTCAAACATATTTAAAGACTTTTATCAGGCCCTCCCtgaatcttctcttctccaaactaaacacaCCCATttatttcaacctttcctcatagctcgTCCATTCTAAACCTCTGATCAtgtttcttgctctcctctgaaatctcttcaatttttccacatctttctgaaaGTGTGATGCCCAAAACAGGACAcggtattccagctgaggcctcacagtGGCAAGAAGGGTGGAACAACGTCCACCTGGATCACTCCCGTTAATATGCCATATGACACTCTCATTAATAcatctgtgatgggatgttcacCCCACTTCAGCCCCAAAAAGGGTGAAGGAAGTTGAGAAAGAGGAGATTAGTGAGACAGGCCACACATGAGCGGTTTAGGCCAGAGAAGCAACCCCTGATGTGAAGATGAAGCTCAGCTGAGCAGGTGTGGGCTGGGCTAGTAGAAAGCCAGGAAACTGGCAACAGAAATTGGCTGCAGTGAGAAAGTCTCCAGCCACCCTGTGTGCATTAGTGAGGGAAAGAGGGAACCCAGGGGAAGAATAGCATGCTAAGAGCCTGGCCCTGAAGGAAGGGagtacttagaatcatagggctagaagggacttcAAGGGTCATCTCGTCTAACCCCTATAAGATAGAAGGGTGGAGAAGAAAGCCTATGGGAGgtgagtaggaagcagcccagggagagagcagaCCTTGCCTGCCTGTGGCCTACcatggtccctgggctggaacccgaagCAGTGGACGGGCTcaagttcccctaccagccactgatggAGGGGCATTGCCTGGACAATGGAACCAGGGAGACTCTATACCACAGAAGGAGAAATCATTTAGtgatctggctggagggctgagtcctgaagaggaagctgcagctcctggagcgaGAGATGAGGCttcagagtgagagagagcacaaCCAGGGGCGAGACTGCAAGGGGAGGTGTTGGACCTGGAAGCAGAACAGAACAGCCAGGAGGAGTCAACACCTGCGGTGAATACAGCAACCTGGGacaacatcccagaatgacgtttgcctttttcacaacagcatcacacttCTGACTCATTCAATGTGTGATCCACGtgaacccccagatctttttctgcagtactgctgccagcccagttattccccattttgtagttgtacatttgatttttccttctgaagtgcagtactttgtccttattgaatgtccccttaaatgTATTATAATCCTTCCTCCCTCCGCCCTTGTTCTCGTgtgtctatttagaatgtaaactcgttggggcagggactgtctttgtctgtctgtgcagcacccagcatgcTGGGCCCTGATTTTTCCCTTGAGCCTCTCGGCCCTGCCATAGTGCTACTGATAAGAGCACATTATAAATTCCTtagggcagggaatgtctcttcTAGCATATCTGTTGCCACGCCAAGCACACTGATAGAGCTCACGGCATAATAAGAAACAATGAATAAACAGCTCATTGAATAGCCATCAGATGGCCCTGACTTTCCATCCCTACCAACCTAGGTGGAGATGGAGTCTATGACCTAGAAATGAAAAGCTCATTCTCCATCCCCAATCTCCTGAGGTCTCCATTCCACCAGCCACACTACAAATAACCCTATCTGTAGGTAAATCACTCTTTTCTCAGGCTGCTCTATTCTGGAGTCTAGTCAATGACAAGAGCCCCAAGATTAGATTTAACAGAGGGAGATTGGGAACCACCCCCACACTCTGCACTGCTGGACCATGGGGAGCAACGTCTCATGTCCAAAATCACTTCTCTGCACTGGGAAGTGAAAGGGAGAGTGAGAAGGAGCCACCTACCTGCTCAAGGTGCCTTTGATGTCCTAGAGGAGAAAGATAAAAGGAAATTCAGTCCCATTTATCATATACTGGGGGTCCCTTCTGCTCTGGAGGGGACTCACTTTGTCTTCACAGTTTTGAGTTTCCAAGTGAAATTATTTGTTctttattaacaaaaacaaaaatatcaaacATGTTGCCTTTGCTCTTTTGGATAAGTGCTCTGACCGCAGGATCTGGGCCCAGGAAGTTTGTCTATGGAGGCACACTACCTCTTCATAGAGTGACATTTGGATAACCAGCTGGCACATGGAATCAGAGGGCTCAGTCTTACAATGTGTTGAACAACGATCTTCCTAACACACAGGTTTGGGGAAGATCCACTCCTGGAGACTCCAGTGGGTCCAGAGGGAGGGATGCCCCCAGGCTGTGCTGCTTCAATGCTGTAAACtttctccccactgccccacaaACATTCGCAAGGCCAATCCTATGTACTTCTTGACCTCCACAGGAAGTTGGGGCTGAGTGAGAACAATGGGGGTTGGGTACAGAGTAACAGCGGGCCAATCACTGCCCTACACGCCAGGTTCAATGCAGGAGATCTGGGAAGTGAAGAACGCTGCCCACAGCAGATATTGGTCACAACAGAGAATTTGACTCTAGATATCAGCTAGAGAAGTCCAGTAGACTAAGATTTATTTCTCCCTTCCTTTTTTGCTAGTTAGAGGTAGTTTTTGAACATTAAAATAATTAGAAGGCTTTTGGAATTCTAACGACTACTTACACTTTCCGGGTACCATAAGTAACAAACGCGTTGCCTATCTAAACTTCAGTTCTGGCAGAAAAAGTCACACCAGCCTCAGACCTCATGTATCAATTTTGAGGccaatctttttccttttttgtggtATGTATTAAGAGTTGCAAAATCAGTCTTAACATGGAACAGGTTGAATCTTAGCTTTTTCCATAATTAAAGCCTGGCTCCATCTTAGATCTTCTGAAGTTAGCATTTGGAACACAGGAAATGATCAACAGGATCACACCTGAGGTCCATATAgttagtatcctgtctccaaaagTGGAcaatatcagatgcttcagagaaaggtgtaagaaaAGCTGCTCCTCACATTCTCACGCTGCTCTCTAATAGCTAGAGACTGGCTGAAGCAATGAAGAATGAAGTTTAatatcaattaattttttttgttatttattataactctggatattcttgttgtccatataaatgtctaatcggTTTGAGTTTTGCTAAATTCTTGGTACCAGTGACATCCTGTGACAATCAGTTCCGTGGTCTAATTACACGATGTGTGAAAATATTTCTTtggatcagttttgaatttgccaccttctAATttttatgagacagggagaagagAGTTTGGAGTTTGACATTTTTGGAGGAGTCTTCTCAAACTACAATTCAAaagaagagcttttttttttttttatcttttaggGCTCCTGCCATTGACCATTGGAGTCAAGaagaatatttccattgactttaattggcaTTTGATCAAGCCCTTAAAAATTGTATATTTCACTCTTATACTCCAAAAGTGAAGGGTTAGGAGACTCTTTCCCTGTGAAAGGTTCTGGGGTGTTTAACAGtgtctcacctgcaggaattcacTCGCTGGCAGCTGGCACTTCTGCTCCATCTCACTGATCAGGTGACTGAAAGAAGATAGTTCCTCAGATAGTTTGGCAACATACTCAGCTCTCCTCTTTTCAATTTCCTTATTCAGCTCTTCCAGCTGGGCCAGGAGGAGTTGCTCTTGTTCCTTCAGTAACTGGTGCAGTTGCTGAACTTCAGACACAATCTTCTGCTTCTCAGTTTGTAGCTGTTTCTGAAATGAAGAGATACAAAGAAGGAAAGCACAGGTCAAAGCCAGGAACACGGGAAAATCATGGGATATTTTATAAAGACTTATGTATGAACATGGAAGCATATCATTGCATATGCATATCAGAGGCCACCTGCCAGGTCAGACCCCACACTCTATCAACCCCATCAAATTTAATGTCTGACATTTTACCGAGTGCATACTCTATGCTCAGTAGACAGAAGATTTTCCAATGGCTTTTCAAGAGTCCTAACTGGTGTTTAGAATTGTGGTGCATGGcgagaaagggttaaacatcctgcaaaataaataacccacagaagacatgtgtgtagataatgtttgtgcttttgtgtatttatagatgtatgagtagggtggacaatgtagtcaacagtccctgtctgtgctgtattctgataattcagaggtcaaaagaacatcctatcctgtaaatgaattgtaaacacaagatctcagtattcatctctctttgacatgtactgtgaatggtggaggaacaagcaaatggccttatgttaattgggatagctaagtactggtgacagacctccttcaaagtcatccaaattacttttgttccctgaggaattccaactTGACAGAAGACCTGAAATTGTATAAAGgctccttgggtcctgattctgtcatctcagatctcctgagacttcatcaggggaagtttgagtcgcaagactgaggtcccagttacgCTGGTATGCCCTGgtatgagatttggacattggactatgacctatgaactgaattcCAAAGCAACTCTTTGcatctacaaagctcaccatctctgctgtgaatctgaacctcaatggactgaactcatgtctgtatgtatactgatctttttaccatacttcctctctcttttgtttaatatattttaagaattagctgtagcatgtatttgggtaggATCTGAAACATTCGTTAAGCTGGGAGgtgatgtgtctgatcctttgggattggtcgAACCTTTTATTtcatatgatgaaataagatttacagatattttcatcatatttgacatgggtacctggatggaggcctgaggctagATGACTTTAAGGGAATTGTGTTGTTTGgtcttctgagtaaccagtaaggtaataaagaatcTGTTTtttgctggcttggtaaatctaagtattggaatgtccaccagctttatggggattgtctgccccattctttgcagttcattcTAATTGAGTGACcgcagctggctccccactaggaccccgggcaaaagaatataaatttattcatttttgtgtTCTCATTGATTGGCTGAAAGGAGTGAGTCAAAAGGGAAAGAAGAGGatacaaaaaattgaaattttgaaaatttttcaatgttttaaaccaaaattaaaatttcagtttgaaatgacacaaaaatgtttgcttcattttgaaatttcctgtcaaaaaaaatgaaaaaatttgttgcaaatgattttttcccatgaaaaaagTTGATTTCTACTAAACCCCATTTATCTACAGGAAggttttttggctgaaaatttttgaccagacCGAGTTGAAAGACTAAAGGAGAAACTACTGTTAAGCAAACAAATGACAAATTACACTCACAttatcagtgaaaatatttggaTTATTAAAGCTCTTTCCTTAATGCTCCATTTTCCATAAACCAGAAGTTTCTCTTTACAATGACAATAAACAACAGTCTTTCACAAAAGGGAACTTGTTGCTCCCTATTTCTCTTATGACACTCAGACTAAGCAGTGTGTTGATAATGTCCCTGTGCACATTTGCTTCTCAGTACCTACCAGCAGTTTCTGGCTTTTCCCTTCCCCGTTCAATTTAAATGACagaatcttttctctctctttcttcaaaATCTCCAAACGGCTCTGAATTTGgtcctaaaaaaagaaaaagtggttTAGTTTTGGTGCTTTTGGAGGGTtttccaacattttttttaatattttgaagaatattaaatacataataaaatgggtgagtgctctaaccacctgGCTAGACAGTCATTCTCATGcgtctggtctctctctctctggtccaaaTAACTTTTTATCCCCAGTGGAATAGCTTTgacagaggagatggagggagccccacatcacaATATCCtataggtgagtgccctaaccatggaCTGAGAGGTGGCTGTTCCCTGTTCCAATCCCTTCTCaagaggagggacttgaaccagTGTTTCCTACATAtcgggtgagtaccctaaccccGTGGCTAAAAGTTAGAAGGGCGAGCCTGATccggtaggtgtgctcagaggccacctgcCAGGTCAGACCCCACACTCTAGCTAGGCAGCCGAACGCCTGTCTTCCTCCAGtctgtgaatcactctggggGCTTAAGTCAGAAATAGGCATCTGGATACTTAGAAAGAGACAGCAGTATGCATGTCCAGCGCATAGGCATGGTGATGGTGTAAAAGCTGGAACGAGCCAGTAAGGCCCAGAATGGCATTTTAATCAATACAATTGTTGCAAAAACCGGCAGGTACTGTTACAGACAGTAAAGAGAACAGACTCATAACAAATTGTGATTaccctgttgtcataaatataaagggaagggtaaccacctttctgtatacagtgctataaaatccctcctggccagaggcaaaaccctttcacctgtaaagggttaaggagctaaggtaacctcgctggcacctgacccaaaatgaccaacgaagggacaagatactttcatatCTGGAcggtgggaaacaaagggttctgtctgtctgtgtgatgcgtttgccgggaacagatcaaaaATGCAGCcgtacaactcctgtaaagttaggaagtaatctagctagagtatccattagattttcttttgtttaatggctggtaaaataagctgtgctggagggaatgtatattcctgtttttgtgtctttttgtaccttaaggttttgcctagagttattctctatgttttgaatctgattaccctgtaaggtatttatcattctgattttacagaggtaattcttttaccttttctttaattaaaattcttcttttaagaacctgattgatttttcactgttcttaagatccaagggtttgggtctgtgttcacctgtaccaattggtgaggattcttatcaaaccttccccaggaaagggggtgtcgggcttggggggatattttggggaaagacgtctccaagtggtctctttccctgttctttatttaaaacgcttggtggtggcagcatactgttgaaggacaaggcaaagtttgtaccttggggaagtttttaacctaaactggtaagaataagcttagggggggtctttcatgctggtccccacatctgtaccgtagagttcagagtggggaaggaaccttgacacctgttTTGGCCCAGAACCATATTTTAAACACCAAAAAACACCTTGAGGACAATATCTTACCAATGAGAACTGCTGACTAGCACACTGTCATCAACCCATTCCATCCCAGAACCATTTTTTAAATGCCAAATAGGACCTGGAACACATGGTTCCAAAGTGACCCAGAGGATTAAATGTATACGTCTAGCATATTACCTTGAGGACAATATTTTAGGAATGAGAACCGATTAGTAGCACACGCTTATTAACTCATTCCAGCCCAGAACCACTGTTTAACACTGTCAAAAGTTGTGGAGCAGAAATATTTAGGCCTATCTAAAAATTACCAGTGAAAAACAGACTAAGGTCTCACCTCCAGATATGAGAGTGACTCTTCTCAAAAATAcacaacaaataaaaaacaacatgaaaaaacAGACAAGCAGAATCAGTCACAGCGACTTATGTGGCGAGTATGACTTTCACTGTGCCCTGGAAGGGTTTGTGTGTCAGTACACCCAGGTCCCTGAAAATCTCTGTAAATTGGATCTTCCAGAAGTTACTGGTATTTTTAAAGAGGTGACAATATTGAAGCCAACTACACTTGTTCATATGCCACGTTTCAGCTCGGAGACTTTTACTCTCCCCCTTCGTGTGCCTTTTTTGGAGGAAAATCCAGCAGTTCCTGTGGCTGCACTGGTTCATGACAAGCGCACAACACACGCACACAAGATTAGGGTTGCCAGCCTTCCAGGATTAATTAAAGATTAGGTTATGAATACTTCCGACCAAAATTGGCAACTATATAAAAGATGTAGTTTTAATTTCCAGCAAAATGTGTCCCAGATCAGCAGCAGTTCCACTGTAATAGTTCTGTGCTAGATGTATAAATTTCAGCCCCGAGCCAATTCTGAACTGAGGTTTCTGAGTCCTTATTGGTGTTAAAAATGGTTTGGGGCCAGAAGTGGTTAATAACAGTGTGTTATAAGTCTGTTCTCATTGCTAAATTATTGTTCTTAAGGGTTTCTAACAGTATCTGCTCTTTTTCGCaataaattttttatttaaaatgcagttcCTGGCTATTCCAGCTTTTACACCGTCCCGTGATTTCTTACCTTGTAATCCTCGGCAGCCTCCTGTATGGGAACCACAGTGTATTCTTTGTGATCTCGGGACAGATGGCAAACCATACAAATGGGTGTTTGATCCTCTTGGCAGAAGACATCTAAAGCCCTCTTGTGTATTTCACACACTCTCTCAACTTCTGGTTCTTTTGTTGACTTCACTGTAAGCATTCTGGAAGCTTCTACAATATTCCTCAGCTGTCTGTTTGGTTTGAAGTTTCTTTGGGAGAAGGTTCTTCTGCACTCAGGACAGCGGAAATTTGTAtgcaatccctcccagcactgagcGATGCAGGCTTGGCAGAAATTGTGCCCACAATCTAGAGACACTGGATCTTTAAAATAATCTAGACACActgaacaagtcacttcaccttgaagAATTTTTGCTGGATTTGCAGCAGCCATGGCTGCTTCTGTAGAGAAGAGAGGAATTTAGTTTCCTTTTACTGTTCTCAGAAATGGGCTGATTCTGAACTTTGCACACCGAACAGGCGTTTTCTATGTATACATTGTCTCATGTTACTCTTGTGAGTCCGAAAACACCTTGTGGTCTCAGCTGGGAAAGGGAGGCTCTACCATGAAAGACTATGCAGTGACAGCACCTGACGCTGTTGGTCCCTGCAATGGTGCAGCACGGCCACCCTGCAGAACAGTTGTTGGAAAAACAGCACCTGCCACATCCACACCCAGCTCTCCACAGCATTTCTTCCCGCCATCGCTGGGTCACTGTGTTGTGGGACTCCAGAGGTACCTACAGCCTAGCTCATGGCACAGCTCTCTGCAGCAGGTGGTTCTGGGAAAATTGTTAGCTGCCAGGGGTATTCTAGCCTTTAGAAGGGGAGGATCCTGGAGTCATGCCCCTCCCAGTCAACCCAATTACTGTGGCAGTGACCATCTTTTTTTCTGCTTGATATTTGCCCTCCGTGATGGATACAATAATTTCTAAATACCGTCTTCCGAGACATGTTCTCACAGGTCAGCAGGGTATATACAGATGGTCTGTGACAGAGGAAGAGGGAAAACAGGTGGCTGGAATAATGGGGGCCGGAGTCACTGCCTGTTTCTCACCAACTGCAGCATGAAAACATTTCGATGTCTTGTTGAAGCGAAGCAAGAATCACCGccacggcgcctcctgctggtcatcttgggaattagctcttcagcctcagagcaccctctgctggtcgGTGGCTCGCCTGCCTtaggccccccatgtccctcccggaccccagtgcccctttacttCAGGGTCCTGCCCCAGCAGTACTCCCACACtctaggtctcccctccccagggaacccccaatcctcacccacccccaaccctcaccttgcctcagtggctacttcaagtcatcatctagccccctttcactggggcagactgcagtctgtaatggccactcatcactggcaagggggttggaccagctgcctttaTCCAtccctgggctgcacctctgcagccccagtacttCTTAAGGCCTTAGCCTgaggagttgccaggctggagctccccagctcctcttgcccttttccccagcccagctctgcttcaggtaccttactcccaggcagctaggcccttcccactccagggctataGTGAGACTCCTCTGTCTTTTGGCCCCACAGCCATAAGTGCCAACTTTTCCTGAGGCTGGTGGGTGctcacactcacccccacacccaaccccaaAACACCcacaaagtcagcacctgtgcccACAGCCCTTTTATCCAGGCCAGCTGTGgacctgattgagctggccacacctgtggtcagctactcactcagctgCCCTCACTGCTTCAACAAACCCCTGgtctccaggagtggggcagccacgcCACTACACTTGTGCCGAGGGCTTTGCATGAGGCACAGCTGGGCTTCTTAGCCTCCAGCTAACTTCTGCAAAGTCCTGATCGGCAAAGCTATTCCAAGGGACAAAAAGGGCTGGTGGATCTGTGTATGCAATCAAGTAGTTTTCACTGTGAGGGGTTTTTAACCCATTTCTCAGAAAATAACATGCAGATTCAGACCCAATTATGAGACTCCAGAGTGGTgggttttattttggggggacaAACACTCTCATCTCTGTT
The window above is part of the Natator depressus isolate rNatDep1 chromosome 14, rNatDep2.hap1, whole genome shotgun sequence genome. Proteins encoded here:
- the LOC141998798 gene encoding zinc finger protein RFP-like encodes the protein MAAANPAKILQGEVTCSVCLDYFKDPVSLDCGHNFCQACIAQCWEGLHTNFRCPECRRTFSQRNFKPNRQLRNIVEASRMLTVKSTKEPEVERVCEIHKRALDVFCQEDQTPICMVCHLSRDHKEYTVVPIQEAAEDYKDQIQSRLEILKKEREKILSFKLNGEGKSQKLLKQLQTEKQKIVSEVQQLHQLLKEQEQLLLAQLEELNKEIEKRRAEYVAKLSEELSSFSHLISEMEQKCQLPASEFLQDIKGTLSRCEREKFQNPVTFSLELKWRSWESSQRNASLETRMKKFKDSLSSSQRLDKANVTLDPDTAHPKLTVSADRRCVRWGDTWQDLPNNPGRFDTRSCVLGCEGFTSGRHYWEVEVEVEGEVKGVWAVGVARESVGRKGWISFNPEEGIWAVESRRDQCRALISPVQLIPLSPSRAPRMIRVYLDYEEGRVAFFDAGRGDPIVTFPPAAFAGERIRPFFCVGFEGYSLSFLIPSLGRRCQLALCP